The nucleotide sequence ACCGCCATGATCGTGTCGGCCACCGGATCGGACATCCCCATCGCGTCGAACCAGGGATGCGGCAGGTTCGCCACCAGCGGTTCGGTGAGGTAACCCGTTACCAGCGTGGTGATCGAGATGCCCAGCTGCGCGCCCGACAGCTGAAACGACAGCCGCTGCTGTGCGCGCTGGATGAAGCGGTCCCGGCGCCTGCCGCTGCGGGCGTTGGCCTCCACGGTGCTGCGGTCCAGCGCGGTGAGCGAGAATTCGGCCGCGACGAACAGCGCGTTGCCGAAGATGAGCACCACGATGGCCAGCACGCTGACGGTGGTGATGGACAGACCCACGGCCGGCTCAGCTCATCCCTATCGCTCGATGTCACGCAACATGCTAGCGAAACGTTTGCCACAACTTCCGGCGCCGTCACGGACAGAGGCGTCACCAGCCGGTGGGCAGCGGGTGACCCTCGGCGTAGCCGGCCGGCGACTGCACGCCGACGACGGCCCGCTCGTGCAGCTCCGCCAGGCTGGAGGCGCCGACGTAGGTGCAGGTGCTGCGCACGCCGGAGGTGATGTGGTCGAGCAGGTCCTCCACGCCGCCGCGATCCGGGTCCAGCCCCATCCGGGCCGTCGAGATGCCTTCCTCGAACAGCGCCTTGCGCGCGCGGTCGAACGCGGTGTCGACGGCGGTGCGCGCGACCACCGCCCGCTTGGACGCCATGCCGTAGCTCTCCTTGAACGGCCGGTCGTCGCGGTCGCGCATCAGGTCCCCGGGCGACTCGTAGGTGCCGGCGAACCACGAGCCGATCATCACGTTCGACGCCCCGGCGGCCAACGCCAGCGCCACGTCGCGCGGATGGCGAATCCCGCCGTCGGCCCACACGTGACCGCCGAGTTCGGCTGCCGCAGAAGCGCATTCGAGCACCGCGGAGAATTGCGGGCGGCCGACGCCGGTCATCATCCGGGTGGTGCACATCGCGCCCGGTCCGACGCCGACCTTGACGATGCTGGCCCCGGCGGCCAGCAGATCCCGGGTGCCCTCGGCCGACACCACGTTGCCCGCGGCCAGCGGGACGTCGAGGCCCAACTCGGAAAGAACCTCCGCCACCGCCTTGATCGCGGCCAGCGTCTTGGCCTGATGCCCGTGAGCGGTGTCGATGACGAGCACGTCGACGCCGGCTTCGGCCAGCGAGCGCGCCTTGGCGCCGACGTCGCCGCTGATCCCGACGGCCGCGCCCACCCGCAGCCGCCCGCGCGCGTCGGTGGCCGGGGTATAGAGGCCGGCGCGGATGGCGCCAGTGCGGGTCAGCACCCCGGCCAGCGTGCCGTCGGCGTTGGTCACCACCGCGACCCCGATCGGGGCGTGCTCGAGCAGGTCGAAGATCTTGCGCGGCTCGGTGCCCACCGGTGCGGTGACGAAGTCGGTGATCGCGACGTCGCGCACCCGGGTGAAGCGGTCGACGCCCAGGCAACTGGCTTCGCTGACCAGCCCGATGGGTCGCCCCTCGAAGAGCACCACCGCGACACCGTGGGCGCGCTTGTGAATCAGGGCGGTCGCGTCGGACACCGAATCGTCGGGCTCCAGCACCACCGGGGTGTCCCAGACCAGGTCACGGCTTTTAACGAACCCCACCGTCTGCTGCACGGCCGTGATCGGAAGATCTTGCGGCAGAACGACAATGCCGCCGCGACGCGCGACCGTCTCGGCCATCCGCCGTCCCGCCACCGCGGTCATGTTGGCCACCACCACCGGGATCGTGGTCCCCGAGCCGTCGGCGGAAGACAGATCGACGTCGAACCGCGAGTCGACGTCTGAGCGGTTGGGCATGATGAAGACGTCGTTGTAGGTCAGGTCGTACCCGGGCGAGTGCCCGTTCAGAAACCTCATCGCTGTCGGCTTGCCCCCTAACTAGACCGGCACTTCGCTGCGGTCCCCGCTCCACAGCGTGTGGAACTTCTTGCTCGGCTCCTCGTCGGTGCGCCCATAGGTGTGCGCACCGAAGAAGTCCCGCAAACCCTGGGTCAACGCGGCGGGCAACCGTTCGGTGCGCAGCGCGTCGTAGTAGGACAGGGCCGAGGCGAAACCCGGAATCGGGATACCCAGTTGGGTCGCGGTCACCACCACACGTCGCCAGCCGTCGACGGCGGCCTCGATCGCGCTGCGGAAATACGGCGCCACGATCAGCGTCGCCAAATCCGGGTCGGAGTCGTACGCCTCCTTGATGCGGTTGAGGAACTTGGCCCGGATGATGCAGCCGCCGCGCCAGATGGTGGCCAGGTCGCCAGGCGTGATGCCCCAGTCGTATTCGGCGCTGCCGGCCTGAATCTGGTTGAACCCCTGGGCGTAGGCGATGATCTTCGACGCGTAGAGCGCTTGACGGACGTCCTCGATGAACTGGGCCGCGTCGCTCGGCCGGCTGCCCAGCCCGCCCGACGCCAGCCCAGTGGTGGCCTTGCGCTGGGCCACCGAACCCGACAGCGCGCGGGCGAAGACGGCCTCGGCGATGCCGGTGACGGGCACACCAAGGTCCAGGGCCGACTTCACCGTCCAGCGGCCGGTGCCCTTCTGCTCGGCCTCGTCGAGGATGACGTCGACGAGCGGCTTGCCGGTCTTGGCGTCGGTTTGGCGCAGCACTTCGGCGGTGATCTCGATCAGGTAGCTGTCCAGATCGCCCTTGTTCCATTCGGCGAAGACGTCGGCGATCTCGGGGGCGGTCTTGCCGAGCCCGTCGCGCAGCAGCTGGTAGGCCTCGCCGATGAGCTGCATGTCGGAGTACTCGATGCCGTTGTGCACCATCTTGACGAAGTGCCCGGAGCCGTCGGGGCCGATGTGGGTGCAGCACGGCACGCCGTCGACGTGCGCCGAGATCTCCTCGAGCAGCGGGCCCAGCGACTTGTAGGACTCGGCGGGGCCGCCCGGCATGATCGACGGCCCGTTCAGTGCGCCCTCCTCGCCGCCGGAGATCCCGGCGCCGACGAAGTGCAGGCCGCGCTCGCGGATCGCCTTCTCGCGGCGGATGGTGTCGGTGTAGAGCGCGTTGCCGCCGTCGATGATGATGTCGCCCTCTTCCATCGCTTCGGCGAGCTCGTTGATGACGGCGTCGGTCGGGTCGCCGGCCTTGACCATGATGATCACCCGCCGCGGCTTTTCCAGCGCGTCCAAAAATTCCTCGATGGTCTCCGACCGGACGAACTTGCCCTCGTCACCGTGCTGCTCTAGCAGGGCATCGGTCTTGGCGACCGAGCGGTTGTGCAGCGCCACCGTGTAGCCGTGGTGGGCGAAATTGCGGGCGAGGTTCGACCCCATCACCGCCAGGCCGGTAACGCCGATCTGCGCCGTTCCCGTCTTCGATCCATCGGACTTTTGGGCACTCATGGTTCTGCCTCTCAGGTTGCAGAGCATTCTCGACACGCCGTCGGATCACACTGTGGCACAGCCGACTCCGACTGGCATTCCGGGGTGTTTAGACGTTGAACAGGCGGCGCAGCTCGGTGAGCCACGGTACGGCCACCGCCACGGTGGGCACCACGAAGACGCCGACCGCGGCCAGGTACGCGGCCGCGGCCAGCACCGCGCTGTTGCCGCGCCCGGACAGCCGACGCACCCGCAGCACCGCGTTGGGCCCGTTCGCGGCCAACGCGCCGGACGGCGCCCGTCCGGACGCGCAGGCGACCAATGCCCGAGCCAGGGGAGTGCGCCCGGTGGCGCGCACGGCGGCGTCGTCGGCGAGCAACTCGACGAGCAGTTGCACCGCGCGCAGCGCGTTGGCGCTGCGGACGAATCGCGGGAAGGCGGCGTGCGCCGCGGTGAACGCCTCGAGGACCAGGTCGTGGCGGGCGCGCAGATGGGCCCGCTCGTGGGTGAGGATGGCCGCGACTTCGGCGTCGGTGAGCGTGTTCAGCGTTCCCTCGCTGACCACCACTCGGCTACGCACGCCCGGCAGGCAATAGGCAAGGGGTTGCGGGACGTCCAGGACCCGCAGATCGCGCGTGTTCGCGCGCGCCTGCGCCAGGGCCGCATCGTGGCCGACGCCGACCAGGTCCACCACCATGCGGTGATGCGCGCGCCGTCGCCGATTGGCGATGGCCACCCGCGCCAGCGCCACCATCAGCCGGACCCCGATCAGCACCGTCAGCGCGAAGACCGCGATGTATGCCGTCCACAGCGGCCACCCGAGCCGGTCGGCCGCGCCGACGATGCTGGCGGTCGGCCGGCCGTCGGGGCCGGGCATGAGCACCCGAGTCGCGATCGCGATGCCCGCGCTGAACGCCGAGAAGACGGCGGCCAGGGCGACGGCCTGCCA is from Mycobacterium conspicuum and encodes:
- a CDS encoding M56 family metallopeptidase, which translates into the protein MSALVFTVLAVLLVGPVPALLARATWPLRAPRAAMVLWQAVALAAVFSAFSAGIAIATRVLMPGPDGRPTASIVGAADRLGWPLWTAYIAVFALTVLIGVRLMVALARVAIANRRRRAHHRMVVDLVGVGHDAALAQARANTRDLRVLDVPQPLAYCLPGVRSRVVVSEGTLNTLTDAEVAAILTHERAHLRARHDLVLEAFTAAHAAFPRFVRSANALRAVQLLVELLADDAAVRATGRTPLARALVACASGRAPSGALAANGPNAVLRVRRLSGRGNSAVLAAAAYLAAVGVFVVPTVAVAVPWLTELRRLFNV
- a CDS encoding GuaB1 family IMP dehydrogenase-related protein is translated as MRFLNGHSPGYDLTYNDVFIMPNRSDVDSRFDVDLSSADGSGTTIPVVVANMTAVAGRRMAETVARRGGIVVLPQDLPITAVQQTVGFVKSRDLVWDTPVVLEPDDSVSDATALIHKRAHGVAVVLFEGRPIGLVSEASCLGVDRFTRVRDVAITDFVTAPVGTEPRKIFDLLEHAPIGVAVVTNADGTLAGVLTRTGAIRAGLYTPATDARGRLRVGAAVGISGDVGAKARSLAEAGVDVLVIDTAHGHQAKTLAAIKAVAEVLSELGLDVPLAAGNVVSAEGTRDLLAAGASIVKVGVGPGAMCTTRMMTGVGRPQFSAVLECASAAAELGGHVWADGGIRHPRDVALALAAGASNVMIGSWFAGTYESPGDLMRDRDDRPFKESYGMASKRAVVARTAVDTAFDRARKALFEEGISTARMGLDPDRGGVEDLLDHITSGVRSTCTYVGASSLAELHERAVVGVQSPAGYAEGHPLPTGW
- the gndA gene encoding NADP-dependent phosphogluconate dehydrogenase → MSAQKSDGSKTGTAQIGVTGLAVMGSNLARNFAHHGYTVALHNRSVAKTDALLEQHGDEGKFVRSETIEEFLDALEKPRRVIIMVKAGDPTDAVINELAEAMEEGDIIIDGGNALYTDTIRREKAIRERGLHFVGAGISGGEEGALNGPSIMPGGPAESYKSLGPLLEEISAHVDGVPCCTHIGPDGSGHFVKMVHNGIEYSDMQLIGEAYQLLRDGLGKTAPEIADVFAEWNKGDLDSYLIEITAEVLRQTDAKTGKPLVDVILDEAEQKGTGRWTVKSALDLGVPVTGIAEAVFARALSGSVAQRKATTGLASGGLGSRPSDAAQFIEDVRQALYASKIIAYAQGFNQIQAGSAEYDWGITPGDLATIWRGGCIIRAKFLNRIKEAYDSDPDLATLIVAPYFRSAIEAAVDGWRRVVVTATQLGIPIPGFASALSYYDALRTERLPAALTQGLRDFFGAHTYGRTDEEPSKKFHTLWSGDRSEVPV